The following proteins are encoded in a genomic region of Ornithodoros turicata isolate Travis chromosome 6, ASM3712646v1, whole genome shotgun sequence:
- the LOC135398231 gene encoding tetraspanin-14-like isoform X2, with the protein MGAGLKSTQGSKQVTSSGGRKTPTRKDDTPFRIDIDPFHRYLLLVLNSVFMSFGTVITAVSTIERLLNMHLIEYYRDNDKIRAVVDYLQTNFECCGVTSNGFRDWNQNMYFNCSQDNPSSERCSVPNSCCILADAEDIEAALKQKYCSIGVLAMGRKQAFSIVYSRNCVDAAIGVIRKNTLFLIAVTIVVEFALIIVRSMAQDVLLDLETSRKAYENYEKAVNKDHTKMANIEAAETPQESLLVDLGYSEDVSETPHFIQPCRTPRTPFDRAISREKIQHIARCRDERVKVFFSWDCKKHNGFNPNCEYCVRDKQRTSPGTPCPLHRGHHVVVDRR; encoded by the exons ATGGGAGCCGGTCTCAAGTCAACGCAAG GGTCCAAACAGGTGACGTCATCTGGGGGAAGGAAGACACCTACCAGAAAAGACGACACCCCATTCAGGATCGACATCGATCCATTTCACCGGTACTTACTGCTCGTCCTCAACTCCGTCTTCATGTCATTCGGAACCGTCATTACTGCAGTCTCC ACCATCGAAAGACTCCTGAATATGCACCTCATTGAGTACTACAGAGACAATGACAAAATTCGTGCAGTTGTCGACTACCTGCAGACCAACTTCGAGTGCTGCGGTGTTACCTCAAACGGCTTCCGCGACTGGAACCAGAACATGTATTTCAACTGCAGCCAAGATAATCCCAGCTCTGAACGCTGCAGTGTCCCTAACTCTTGCTGCATATTAGCGGATGCCGAAGACATCGAAGCCGCCCTGAAACAGAAATACTGTTCCATCGGTGTCTTAGCGATGGGACGGAAGCAAGCGTTCTCTATAGTTTACAGCAGAAACTGCGTAGACGCGGCGATCGGCGTAATACGAAAGAACACGTTGTTCCTCATAGCAGTCACCATAGTCGTGGAGTTTGCATTGATCATAGTGAGGTCGATGGCTCAAGACGTACTGCTCGACTTGGAGACCTCAAGGAAGGCGTACGAGAACTATGAAAAGGCTGTAAACAAGGATCACACGAAAATGGCAAATATAGAAGCTGCGGAGACCCCTCAAGA GAGTTTATTGGTCGACCTGGGATACTCAGAAGACGTATCTGAGACACCACATTTCATCCAGCCCTGCAGGACCCCGAGAACGCCTTTTGACAGGGCCATCAGCCGCGAAAAAATACAGCACATAGCACGGTGTCGTGACGAACGTGTTAAAGTCTTCTTCTCCTGGGACTGCAAGAAGCACAATGGATTCAATCCCAACTGTGAATATTGCGTCCGGGATAAACAGCGGACATCACCAGGGACGCCGTGCCCGCTACATAGAGGGCACCACGTGGTCGTCGATCGCCGTTAG
- the LOC135398231 gene encoding tetraspanin-33-like isoform X1, translating to MGAGLKSTQGSKQVTSSGGRKTPTRKDDTPFRIDIDPFHRYLLLVLNSVFMSFGTVITAVSAYLLFDRWDDVIFVPGSLALTIVVNLEFPFIIFGIVCFTIGCVGFVGTVRESILLLWTYSLLLCLLMMLNIFAGLALVLIPIAAPQTIERLLNMHLIEYYRDNDKIRAVVDYLQTNFECCGVTSNGFRDWNQNMYFNCSQDNPSSERCSVPNSCCILADAEDIEAALKQKYCSIGVLAMGRKQAFSIVYSRNCVDAAIGVIRKNTLFLIAVTIVVEFALIIVRSMAQDVLLDLETSRKAYENYEKAVNKDHTKMANIEAAETPQESLLVDLGYSEDVSETPHFIQPCRTPRTPFDRAISREKIQHIARCRDERVKVFFSWDCKKHNGFNPNCEYCVRDKQRTSPGTPCPLHRGHHVVVDRR from the exons ATGGGAGCCGGTCTCAAGTCAACGCAAG GGTCCAAACAGGTGACGTCATCTGGGGGAAGGAAGACACCTACCAGAAAAGACGACACCCCATTCAGGATCGACATCGATCCATTTCACCGGTACTTACTGCTCGTCCTCAACTCCGTCTTCATGTCATTCGGAACCGTCATTACTGCAGTCTCC GCCTACTTATTGTTCGACCGATGGGACGACGTCATTTTCGTTCCTGGTTCCTTGGCGCTCACCATCGTAGTCAATCTCGAATTCCCTTTCATCATCTTTGGTATTGTGTGCTTCACGATAGGATGTGTTGGATTTGTGGGCACTGTACGAGAGAGCATACTATTGCTGTGGACATACTCATTGCTGCTCTGTCTCCTAATGATGCTAAACATCTTTGCTGGCTTGGCTTTGGTCCTGATACCGATAGCAGCACCACAG ACCATCGAAAGACTCCTGAATATGCACCTCATTGAGTACTACAGAGACAATGACAAAATTCGTGCAGTTGTCGACTACCTGCAGACCAACTTCGAGTGCTGCGGTGTTACCTCAAACGGCTTCCGCGACTGGAACCAGAACATGTATTTCAACTGCAGCCAAGATAATCCCAGCTCTGAACGCTGCAGTGTCCCTAACTCTTGCTGCATATTAGCGGATGCCGAAGACATCGAAGCCGCCCTGAAACAGAAATACTGTTCCATCGGTGTCTTAGCGATGGGACGGAAGCAAGCGTTCTCTATAGTTTACAGCAGAAACTGCGTAGACGCGGCGATCGGCGTAATACGAAAGAACACGTTGTTCCTCATAGCAGTCACCATAGTCGTGGAGTTTGCATTGATCATAGTGAGGTCGATGGCTCAAGACGTACTGCTCGACTTGGAGACCTCAAGGAAGGCGTACGAGAACTATGAAAAGGCTGTAAACAAGGATCACACGAAAATGGCAAATATAGAAGCTGCGGAGACCCCTCAAGA GAGTTTATTGGTCGACCTGGGATACTCAGAAGACGTATCTGAGACACCACATTTCATCCAGCCCTGCAGGACCCCGAGAACGCCTTTTGACAGGGCCATCAGCCGCGAAAAAATACAGCACATAGCACGGTGTCGTGACGAACGTGTTAAAGTCTTCTTCTCCTGGGACTGCAAGAAGCACAATGGATTCAATCCCAACTGTGAATATTGCGTCCGGGATAAACAGCGGACATCACCAGGGACGCCGTGCCCGCTACATAGAGGGCACCACGTGGTCGTCGATCGCCGTTAG